The genome window TGATTTTTAATTCATTTGCTTATGCGATATTTTTGCCAACAGTATTCCTATTGTATTATGTACTGCCGCATAAGTTTCGAAATGTGATGTTATTAGGAGTTAGTTATTATTTTTATATGAGTTGGAACTATAAACTAATAGTTCTAATATTATCTACGACTGTCGTTTCATATTTTGCTGCGAAATGCATTTCAAAAGGGATAAACCCTAGGCGGGTTTTGATTATAAGTACCTTTGTTTGTCTGGGAATGTTAGGTTTTTTTAAATATTTCAATTTTTTCAGCAATTCTATTACGAGTTTTCTAAGAAATATCTCTTTGCCAGTTTCTGATTTCACACTAGATCTAATTCTTCCCGTTGGAATCTCGTTTTATACGTTTCAGACATTGAGTTATGTTGTCGACGTTTTTAAGGGGCGCATTCCTGCTGAGTCCAACTTCATCGACTATGCTTTGTACGTTTCTTTTTTTCCCCAACTGGTAGCGGGGCCAATTGAAAGGCCAGAGAGTTTAATACCTCAATTTAAAAAAGAGCACTCTTTCGACTACGATAAGGCAGTTTACGGTGCAAAACTCATTGCTTTAGGTGCATTTAAGAAAATTGTAATAGCCGATACTTTGGCGAGTCACGTCAATATGGTGTATAATAACCTTCCTGAGTACAAAGGCTTTTCGATCGTTCTGGCGACGTTTTTCTTTGCGGTTCAAATATATTGCGACTTCTCTGGCTATACAGATATAGCATTAGGCTCAGCTAAGTTACTTGGCTTCGATCTCATGCAGAATTTTAATGCACCTTATCTTGCAAAGAGCGTAAAAGATTTTTGGTCTCGTTGGCATATTTCACTTTCAACGTGGTTCAAAGACTACGTTTATATTCCTCTGGGTGGTTCCAAAGTTTCGTCAGTTCTTCGCTATAGAAATTTGTTTATAACATTTCTGTTGAGTGGGTTATGGCATGGAGCAAATTGGACATTCGTTTTATGGGGAGCTTATCATGGTATATTAAATATAATTGAAGCCCTCTTTCAAAGACGAAGTATTTCTATTAAACTTCCAGTAAGCATAAAAGTTTTTTCAACATTCATGCTAGTTTGTGTGGGGTGGGTCCTATTCAGAGCCAATAAGGTAGACGACGCAGTTTATGTTTTCCAGTATATGTTCGATGGAATCATGTCTCCTATTAATTACCTTGAGCAAGGTTTAATTGATTTACGTCTTACTGAAGTAGATTTTCTATTTCTCATGCTTCCTATTTGCATTCTTCTTGTTGTTGAGATAGCAGGATACTATTGTGATGTGCTTCGATATATTGAGCGACTTGCAATGCCGGTGCGTTTTGCAGTGTATTTTGCATTCGTCTATACTCCGATATTTTACTTTTACTATCAAAATAGCCTGAATGCTCCACAACCTTTTATATACTTTCAATTTTAGGTTGATTTAAGTATGATTTGCGTCGTGATTTTTGCTAAAATGGTTTTAAAATGTAATTGATTTCTTTTATCCAAGATTCAATATTTTTCTTTTGTCTAAATAGAAAACAAGGCCATAGGTTGTCAGCAAGTACAGAGCTGCAGCCACTGCGTAAGATAGATGCTTATGGCTAATAAACTCACTTTGCAGAATGGAAATGCTGGTGCATTCTGCGAGAATAAGCGAAATGGCCAAGGGCCAAAGAAAAACCTTAAAGCCGCCAGTCATGCAGAAGGAACCCGCCTTCATTTTGAATACAATTAGCAAGTATATCAACGAAATAGCTTGGGCAATGCTCGTTGCTAATGCGATGCCATTCACTCCCATTATTTGGGAGAGGTATAGGCTAAGCAGGGTGTTGGTTACTACAGCAACAGCGGCGGCGATCAGCGGTTGGATGGAGGAATTCATCGCGTAAAACGCCTTAGTGATAATTTCTTTTGCGCCAATAAAAATAATTCCAAAAGAATACAGAAGCAGGCAGCTGCTCGTTACATCAAGTGAAGCTTGGTCGAATGAGCCGCGATAGAAGACAAGGTAAATAATTTCTTCGCTAAAGAATAAAATTCCCACCGCGATGGGGATAGAGGTTGCTATCGTAAGTTTTAAGGCTTTCTCCGTATTTGCCGTGAAGGAGAGTAGGTTTTTTTCCCTTATATTGAGGGACAGCTTTGGAAAAATTATCGAAGATAGGCTAAGAATAAAAACACCTATAAACAAAGTGATTATTCTATCTGCATAAGCAAGTGACGAAATCGAGCCCGTTGGGAGTTTAGAGGCAATAACTCGATCAATAAGTCCGTTTGACTGTATAAGAATGAGCGTCGGAAGTATCACGCTCGTAGCTCTTAAGGCATCTTTAGCGACTTCGAGATTCCATAAACCTTTCTTGATGGAGGCAAAATGAAAATGGGGGGCTATTAGATAAAGCAAATAGGCTGCTTGAGCAAGGTATGCAACAGGAGTTGCATAGGCTAGCATATCGCTGTCTGTGTTCTTTGCGGTCACAATGATAGCGATGGTGGCTAGGCTTAACGGAATGCCGATAGCATTCGCACTTAGGTGTTTGTCGTCCGCCTGCTGAAACGCGACGAGAATAGAAGTGAGTCCCACAAACGGAAAAGCTAGAAGTGAAATCCTGGTATAAAAATGGACGGAGGTGAAAAAATCACCACTTGCCCCAGGTGCAATGATCGTAGCGATCTCCCGCGAGTAAATCAGGCCAACGAAAAGACCGAGTGTTGATACAAATAAATAAAAAACTCCGAGCTGAGCAAGAAGGCGAAGTTTGGCTTCCTTTGTCTCAGCATGAGTTGACAAAGGAATGAAGGCCGCAGCCAAAGCGGAGCCCAGAGGGCCAAAGATAAGGAGGGGAATAACGCTAGTTA of Bdellovibrio bacteriovorus contains these proteins:
- a CDS encoding MBOAT family O-acyltransferase, whose product is IFNSFAYAIFLPTVFLLYYVLPHKFRNVMLLGVSYYFYMSWNYKLIVLILSTTVVSYFAAKCISKGINPRRVLIISTFVCLGMLGFFKYFNFFSNSITSFLRNISLPVSDFTLDLILPVGISFYTFQTLSYVVDVFKGRIPAESNFIDYALYVSFFPQLVAGPIERPESLIPQFKKEHSFDYDKAVYGAKLIALGAFKKIVIADTLASHVNMVYNNLPEYKGFSIVLATFFFAVQIYCDFSGYTDIALGSAKLLGFDLMQNFNAPYLAKSVKDFWSRWHISLSTWFKDYVYIPLGGSKVSSVLRYRNLFITFLLSGLWHGANWTFVLWGAYHGILNIIEALFQRRSISIKLPVSIKVFSTFMLVCVGWVLFRANKVDDAVYVFQYMFDGIMSPINYLEQGLIDLRLTEVDFLFLMLPICILLVVEIAGYYCDVLRYIERLAMPVRFAVYFAFVYTPIFYFYYQNSLNAPQPFIYFQF
- a CDS encoding lipid II flippase MurJ; translation: MKKTLIAVVILAIISKALGFSREVLLAYYFGTSPATDAFSLTSVIPLLIFGPLGSALAAAFIPLSTHAETKEAKLRLLAQLGVFYLFVSTLGLFVGLIYSREIATIIAPGASGDFFTSVHFYTRISLLAFPFVGLTSILVAFQQADDKHLSANAIGIPLSLATIAIIVTAKNTDSDMLAYATPVAYLAQAAYLLYLIAPHFHFASIKKGLWNLEVAKDALRATSVILPTLILIQSNGLIDRVIASKLPTGSISSLAYADRIITLFIGVFILSLSSIIFPKLSLNIREKNLLSFTANTEKALKLTIATSIPIAVGILFFSEEIIYLVFYRGSFDQASLDVTSSCLLLYSFGIIFIGAKEIITKAFYAMNSSIQPLIAAAVAVVTNTLLSLYLSQIMGVNGIALATSIAQAISLIYLLIVFKMKAGSFCMTGGFKVFLWPLAISLILAECTSISILQSEFISHKHLSYAVAAALYLLTTYGLVFYLDKRKILNLG